A window of the Oscillospiraceae bacterium genome harbors these coding sequences:
- a CDS encoding XRE family transcriptional regulator — MTEQLIDIGQRLRGLRLSQDLSPEAFAAHLGVSPEELGAYERGEKDFSFSFLYTAARHLGVDVVDLLSGDSPKLSTCCLVRRGGGFSIDRRQAYSYKHLAFTFRNKIAEPFMVTAEPKGEESPVQHAHEGQEFDYMVSGRMRFFLGDIVYDLEAGDSVYFDSGVPHAMQTLNGEPATFLAVVMKGENQDAVV, encoded by the coding sequence ATGACGGAACAACTGATCGACATCGGGCAGCGGCTGCGCGGCCTGCGTTTGAGCCAAGACCTCTCGCCGGAGGCCTTCGCGGCGCATCTCGGCGTGTCGCCGGAGGAGCTTGGCGCCTACGAACGGGGCGAAAAGGACTTCTCGTTCAGCTTTCTCTACACGGCCGCGCGCCATCTCGGCGTGGACGTAGTCGACTTGCTGAGCGGCGACAGCCCCAAACTGTCGACCTGCTGCCTCGTGCGCCGAGGCGGAGGGTTCTCCATCGACAGGCGGCAAGCGTACAGCTACAAACACCTGGCCTTCACCTTCCGCAACAAAATCGCCGAGCCCTTCATGGTGACCGCGGAACCAAAGGGCGAAGAATCCCCCGTCCAACACGCCCACGAGGGGCAGGAATTCGACTACATGGTGTCCGGGCGCATGCGTTTCTTTTTGGGCGATATCGTCTACGACCTGGAGGCCGGCGACAGCGTCTATTTCGATTCCGGCGTACCGCACGCCATGCAGACCTTGAACGGAGAAC